The bacterium region GAATGTCCATCGGCTTCTCATTGGCGATTTCACTCACCATATCCGATAGGTTTTCTGAAAACTTTCCTCTTAATAATCTTTGGCGCATATCGTCAAAGACTAAATCAGAGATGCCGTTAAAACCGGTTGCAAATGGACTCATATCGATACTACGAACTCTCTGGTGCAGCTGAGAAAGTGCGTGAACGGTATAACCAAGAATCGGAAGCGTACCTCCCATCATGGGACCCAGCACAGAAATATTGGGAGAGAGAAGCCCTATTCCTTTGGACTTGAAAAAGCTCGTCTTCGTCTGTGAAGCTTGCTCTGGATAGAGGTTTGCCGTCTGGGGTCTGAGAAGAATCTCACTTTTTCCATCGCATGAGAAGTCAACACTCTCAGCACCAAGAAGCAGTCCCTCAAGCCGCTCAAGTAATGGAGCACAATCTCTGGAAGACAGTGTTGCCCGCAGTACTGCAAGAGACGGTTCGATCGCCGTTAATTTCGCCTCAGGTCTCTTTTCCAATAGCGTCTCTAAGTGATGTCCGCCAGCAAACCCAAAAACGAAGAGATTGTCAGCATCTCGCACTTCGGGAACTTGCAACTGTGCTTTGGTCCAGTTTACTGCGGCACGAACAGGTGCAGTAGGATGATCAAGCACCTGTCCATTTTCAACAAGCACTATTCCCTCTTCGGTATCACGCACTTCAACTGATTGAGATGACGTATCACCAAATGAAGTAATTTGACGATACGCCTCTGGAAATCGTTTTTGAATAATCGCAATATTTCTCTGAAAGATATCGCTATCATTATTATTATCAGGCTCAGGGGTGAGCACTTGCTTCTTTTTAGCCTCAAGAGCTTCAATCATTCCTACAATTCGATCTAACAGATCTTGAATATCGAGATTTATGGATTTTGCATGAGCGACTGCAAAATTCAATGTTTCACGAGCTCTTTCGACATCTCCGCACTCGGCAAGCTCTCTGGCATAATTCAGTGACATCCAACACTCAACTTCCAGACCAGTAATAGCATCAGCAGTTTGTGGCTCTCCATCTGGCAACAAAAGCTTTCCAACTTGAGTGTAATCGCTCGTCGGCTCGCTAATTTTCCGGAATGAGCCGATCTTGGCAAAAATACCCGCTTCTTCAAATGAGACTTCGAAAGGAAGTTTTAATTCATCAATCCACTCAACGGTAAATCCTGCAGCAGCAATTGCTTTTCGAAAGTTCTCTTCATCAAAACATCGCAAATGAAGAGTGTCATCGCTTGTTACTCGCTGCTCTTTACCAAGATATATCTGTAACCTTACAAGACCGCCATCTTTAAGAACTCTATTTGCCTCTAGCAGATATCGAGAAAAAATCTCTAAGGGTGTACTTGTAATCGCAGCAAAGCTGTAAACCACATCAACGGACTGAGAGGAGATCTGAGAGAGTGAATAGCCATCTCCTGCAACCAGCTCCAGATGAGAATGCGATCCAACAAGGGATGTAGCTCTTTCCAGGGCGACTGATGAGATATCGAGACCGATAACTTTTTGATAATGATCAATAGCAGATTTCAAAAGGCGGCCAACACCGCATCCGATCTCGAGAATTGTTTTATCTGAAGTATCTTCAATATCACGGGTAATGATATTAAAATCTCGCTCTCCAGTTTCCCACATCACCTGATCGCTTTGGTATCCATCGCTCATCCAAAAGCGATAGTCATGAGCGATTCGTCTATCCCAGTCTGCTCTCATTCGAGAAGCGAGTTCTCTTTCATTCATACAAGTCTCTTCTTTATTTCACCTGCTTCACACGTATTCACCGTGCCTCTTTTTTGATGTTCAGATTCATCAGACTGGTTCAGAGACATGCTGAAACAGTTGAGACACCAGAGAATTGTCAATATATCCACTAATTACTGGAGGTTACCTTGCTCAAGCGC contains the following coding sequences:
- a CDS encoding methyltransferase domain-containing protein; the protein is MNERELASRMRADWDRRIAHDYRFWMSDGYQSDQVMWETGERDFNIITRDIEDTSDKTILEIGCGVGRLLKSAIDHYQKVIGLDISSVALERATSLVGSHSHLELVAGDGYSLSQISSQSVDVVYSFAAITSTPLEIFSRYLLEANRVLKDGGLVRLQIYLGKEQRVTSDDTLHLRCFDEENFRKAIAAAGFTVEWIDELKLPFEVSFEEAGIFAKIGSFRKISEPTSDYTQVGKLLLPDGEPQTADAITGLEVECWMSLNYARELAECGDVERARETLNFAVAHAKSINLDIQDLLDRIVGMIEALEAKKKQVLTPEPDNNNDSDIFQRNIAIIQKRFPEAYRQITSFGDTSSQSVEVRDTEEGIVLVENGQVLDHPTAPVRAAVNWTKAQLQVPEVRDADNLFVFGFAGGHHLETLLEKRPEAKLTAIEPSLAVLRATLSSRDCAPLLERLEGLLLGAESVDFSCDGKSEILLRPQTANLYPEQASQTKTSFFKSKGIGLLSPNISVLGPMMGGTLPILGYTVHALSQLHQRVRSIDMSPFATGFNGISDLVFDDMRQRLLRGKFSENLSDMVSEIANEKPMDILICMAQAPITVKTLEELRSRGVITVLWFVEDYLRFPAWKFLAKHYDFVFTIQRGECIEAIKAAGAGEVHYLPTAADPAVHLPLQLSAEERERWGSPVSFVGAGYHNRQQMFASLSGLPIKLWGTEWPECKPFDRMVQEEGRRLKPQEYVKIFNSTSINLNLHSSTERDGVDPAGDFINPRTFELAACGAFQLVDKRSLLSEVFTPGEEVETFESRKELIEKIEYYLAHPEARQPFIEKARARVLREHTYQHRITEMLSIIYSSRYSQLRKRIGESPWKRVIERAEPHPELKERCEIAYRRGEDANLDGLVADIVTGEGNLTETEQKLLFLFHIRKQMIRMKEHGRVKS